One genomic segment of Oncorhynchus kisutch isolate 150728-3 linkage group LG15, Okis_V2, whole genome shotgun sequence includes these proteins:
- the cnot7 gene encoding CCR4-NOT transcription complex subunit 7 isoform X3: MKNSKGSARSLENTTTLPWEDMYAQDSIELLTTSGIQFKKHEEEGIETLYLAELLMTSGVVLCEGVKWLSFHSGYDFGYLIKILSNSNLPEEEVDFFEILRLFFPIIYDVKYLMKSCKNLKGGLQEVAEQLELERIGPQHQAGSDSLLTGMAFFKMREMFFEDHIDDAKYCGHLYGLGSGSAYVQNGTGNAYEEEANKQLS, translated from the exons GGAGGACATGTATGCACAGGACTCCATCGAGCTCTTGACAACATCAGGCATCCAGTTCAAGAAGCATGAGGAGGAGGGGATCGAGACATTGTACTTGGCTGAACTGCTCATGACCTCAGGGGTGGTGCTCTGTGAGGGTGTCAAGTGGCTTTCTTTCCACAG TGGCTATGACTTTGGCTATCTGATCAAGATTCTGTCCAACTCTAACCTGCCCGAAGAGGAAGTGGACTTCTTTGAGATCCTTCGCCTGTTCTTCCCCATCATATATGATGTCAAGTACCTCATGAAGAGCTGCAAAAACCTCAAG GGTGGGCTACAGGAAGTGGCAGAACAGCTGGAGCTGGAGAGGATTGGCCCCCAGCACCAAGCTGGCTCAGACTCACTACTGACAGGCATGGCATTCTTCAAGATGAGAGAG ATGTTCTTTGAGGATCATATCGACGATGCGAAGTACTGTGGTCACTTGTACGGGCTGGGTTCAGGCTCTGCATACGTCCAGAACGGCACAGGGAACGCCTACGAGGAGGAAGCCAATAAACAGCTGTCATGA